Below is a genomic region from Citrobacter telavivensis.
CAGCGGCCCAAAGAAGAAGCGCATGACATGTGGAACCACCAGCCCTACAAAACCAATTGAGCCAGCCATGCTGACGATAGTGGCGGTGATGAACGCGGTGGTGGTGAAAAGGGCAAGACGTACCCAGGGAACAGCAATCCCCAAAGACGCGGCGGCATCGTCGCCAAAGGTAAAGGCATCCAGCGCACGCGAATAGTAAAGGCATATTGCCAGTCCGGTCAGTACCACAATCAACGCTAACTGGAACTCAGGCCAGCGTACGCCGCTGAAACTGCCCAGCAGCCAGAACATCACGTCGCGAGCCTGTTGCGCGCTAGCGGAGGTGCTGATGGTATAAGCCGTGATGGCATTGAAGAGCTGGGAAGCCGCCACGCCAGCCAGAATAGTTCGTTCGTTACCCCCTCGCGCGCCGTTTGTCAGAAAGGCGACAAAGGCAAAGGCTGCAAATGCCCCGGCAAATGCGCCAGCAGAGAGGGAGACCGCGCCCGTACCAATCCCCAAAACAACAACGGAAACCGCACCGGTTGATGCGCCCGCAGATACCCCTAACACATAGGGTTCCGCCAGTGCATTCTTCAACAGACTTTGCAGTACTGCACCACAGATTGCGAGACCCGCCCCACAGCATGCCGCGACCAGCGCGCGGCTCAGGCGAAAGTCCCAAATCACACTTTCATAGATGCGGCTGAGCGGGATATCGGTGAGTCCCATTCTGTTGCTGATGGCGTAGAAAACGTCCCGCAGCGGGATAGACAACTCACCCACGCTGACCCCAGTGGCAATCGTGAGAAACAAAAGCAGGATAGCGAGTAAACATGAGCTGGTAAGAAGCAGACCCTGTCGTGTCTGAAGTACCGCAGATGTCATCAGTTCAGCCCCAGTTTTCTGAGCTGCTCGCCAACCTGTTCAGCACCGTAAAGGGTGCGGATAGTCGGGTTCATCGCCTGACCGTCCATAACCACAATATGGCCTTTTTTCACGGCGTCTAACTGACTGACGGCAGGATCGCTTTTCAGGAATTTGATTTTCTCTTCAGCGTTATCAAGCGCCCAGCGGTTACGGTCAAGGCTGGATACCACAATGACGTCCGGGTTGGCTGCGATAACGCTTTCCCAACTCACCGTCGGCCATTCTGTCTCAGAGGTGATGGCGTTGTGTCCACCCAGCACGTTGGCAATGAACCCGGAAGCACTGTTTTTACCGCCGACGTAAGCATCGGCAGAAGGGGATGCACTGGAGAACCAAAAAACAAAAGAGAGATCTTTCTTGCTGTTACCGAACTCCTGGCGGAGATCGGCTTCACGCTTTTTAAAATCGGCGATAACAGCCTGACCTCTGTCTTCCACATTGAAAATTTTCGCGAAATCTTCAATCTCTTTATAGAGATAGGTCATATCCCACAGGGTCTGACGACTGCCATATAAATCGCCGGCCGCTTTCTTTGTGGCGCACATGCCTGGCGATAAATAGCTGTTTACGCCGACGGTAAGCAAATCTTCACGTTTTGCTACCTTACTTTCAGGCCCTAATAACAAAGGTAACTGTGCGGGAACGAAATCCGGGTTTTGCGCAAGGATGGATTCAAGAGTGGGAATTTCTACCGTGAGCGTTTTGATTTTGGCATTTTGTTCAGCCAACTGAGGCAGCACTTTGGTCGGCCAAAATGCACTGGCGATCACGTTATTCTGCAAACCTAACAGCAGCAGAATCTCAACGGTATTCTGCCCGAGAGCCACGACGCGTTCTGGCGCTTTGGTGAACGTTTCAGTGTATCCACAGTTCTCCAGAGTCAGTGGATAGGTCGTTGCCTGAGCAGCACTGACGGACGCGAACACCATGCCGAATGCGCAAATGACTTTTTTCATTAACCGCTACCCTTCATTCAAATTATTATTAATGCAAATGAAACTCATTATTGAAGCGGGGTTTTATACAATGCAATATATTTGGTGTCAATGGGAGACATTGTCTGGCGCGGGATGAACAGGGGGACGGATAAGAATCGGGTAGAGAAATAAACGTTATCAAATTTAATTTAAAATAATGCGTTATTTGTGCGGCATTGCTGATAACGCATCGTCCTGACGTATTCATGCCATTAAACCGCTTTTCAGGTGTAACGGTGTCGCACTTGCTTTTCCAGTACCACAACACGGTTGATAATCAACGACCTGCCCCCACAATAAAGGTATGCGTTATACTTTTTTCTGGTCTTCAGGCATAACGGGATGGCGATGAAGAGACTCACCAATGAATTCAATGCGCTGGTTAATCGCGGCGTAGACCGACATTTGCGCCTCGCGGTCACCGGGCTGAGCCGGAGCGGAAAAACCGCATTTATCACCGCAATGGTTAACCAGTTATTGAATATCCATGCCGGGGCGCGATTGCCGCTGCTTAGCGCGGTGCGTGAAGAGCGCCTGCTCGGGGTGAAGCGGGTTCCCCAGCGCGATTTTGGCATTCCCCGCTTTACCTACGATGAAGGGCTGGCCCAGCTGTATGGCGATCCGCCGACGTGGCCGACGCCAACCCGCGGGGTCAGCGAAATTCGCCTGGCGCTACGCTATAAATCCAATGATTCTCTGCTGCGTCACTTCAAAGAGACGTCGACGCTGTATCTGGAGATTGTCGATTATCCCGGCGAATGGCTGCTCGACCTGCCGATGCTGGCGCAGGATTATCTGAGCTGGTCACGGCAGATGACCGGGTTGCTCACCGGACAGCGGGCAGAATGGTCGGCGAAATGGCGACAACTGACGCAAGGACTGGATCCGCTGGCAACCGCCGATGAGAATCGCCTGGCCGACATCGCGGCGGCGTGGACAGAATACCTGCATCAGTGCAAACAGCAGGGGTTGCATTTCATCCAGCCGGGGCGGTTCGTGCTGCCTGGTGATATGGCTGGCGCGCCGGCACTGCAATTTTTCCCCTGGCCGGATGTGGACGCGTGGGGGGAATCCAGACTGGCCCAGGCGGATAAACACACCAACGCCGGGATGCTGCGCGAACGCTTTAACTACTACTGCGAAAAGGTGGTGAAGGGGTTCTATAAGAACCACTTTTTGCGCTTCGACCGTCAGATCGTGCTGGTGGATTGTCTGCAACCACTCAACAGTGGGCCGCAGGCGTTCAACGATATGCGCCTTGCACTAACCCAACTGATGCAAAGTTTCCATTACGGACAGCGCACGTTGTTTCGTCGGCTGTTTTCTCCGGTGATAGACAAGTTGCTGTTTGCCGCCACCAAAGCGGACCACGTGACTATCGACCAGCACGCCAATATGGTGTCGCTGTTGCAGCAGTTGATTCAGGACGCCTGGCAGAACGCGGCGTTTGAGGGGATCAGCATGGATTGTCTGGGGCTGGCTTCCGTCCAGGCAACCACCAGCGGGTTGATTGACGTTAACGGCGAGAAGATCCCGGCGCTGCGCGGAAATCGCTTAAGCGACGGATCGCCCCTGACGGTCTACCCCGGCGAAGTGCCGGCACGACTGCCGGGACAGGCGTTCTGGGACAATCAGGGATTTCAGTTTGAAGCTTTTCGACCACAAAAGATGGATGTCGATAAGCCACTGCCGCACATTCGCCTGGATGCCGCGCTGGAGTTTTTAATAGGAGATAAATTGCGATGAGCGAACCGATAAAACCGCGGATTGATTTTGCCGGTCCGCTTGAAGTCGAGCAGAACCCGGCTTTTAAAGCGCAACAAACGTTTAGCGAGACGCAAGCCCAGTCCTTTGCCCCGGCCACCGTCGATGAGCCTCTGGAAGAAGAGGGGCAGGCCGAAGCGGTAATTGATGCGGCGCTGCGCCCGAAGCGCAGTTTGTGGCGCAAGATGGTGATGGGCGGTCTGGGGCTGTTCGGCGTAAGCGTGGTTGGACAGGGCGTACAGTGGACGATGAACGCCTGGCAAACGCAGGATTGGGTGGCGCTCGGTGGCTGCGCGGCCGGGGCGCTGATTATCGGCGCGGGCGTTGGATCGGTGGCAACCGAATGGCGACGCCTGTGGCGTTTGCGTCAGCGTGCGCATGAGCGCGATGAAGCGCGCGACCTGCTGCACAGTCACGGTGCCGGAAAAGGGCGGGCCTTCTGCGAGAAACTGGCGCAGCAGGCCGGAATCGATCAGTCGCATCCGGCGCTACAGCGCTGGTACGCCTCGATTCACGAAACGCAAAACGATCGCGAGGTGGTCAGCCTCTACGCCCATCTGGTTCAGCCGGTGCTCGATGCCCAGGCGCGGCGCGAAATCAGCCGTTCGGCGGCGGAGTCGACGCTGATGATCGCGGTCAGCCCGCTGGCGCTGGTGGATATGGCGTTTATTGCCTGGCGCAATCTGCGACTGATTAACCGTATTGCCACGCTGTACGGTATTGAGCTGGGCTATTACAGCCGTTTGCGTCTGTTCCGTCTGGTGTTGCTCAATATCGCCTTTGCCGGGGCCAGCGAGCTGGTGCGGGAAGTGGGGATGGATTGGATGTCGCAGGATCTCGCCGCGCGCCTGTCGACCCGTGCCGCGCAGGGGATTGGGGCAGGGCTGTTAACCGCGCGACTGGGGATCAAAGCGATGGAACTTTGCCGTCCGTTGCCATGGATAGATGATGACAAACCGCGTCTGGGGGATTTCCGTCGTCAGCTGGTCGGTCAGCTCAAAGAGACAGTGCAGAAAAACGGCTCCTCGCGAGAGAAATAATGTTGTCGCAGGCGTTGACCGCGTAACTTTACGCCGAAACGCCTGTTTTTCCGTCATGCTGTCAATATTTGTTGACAGAATCCTTCCTGCTTCCCCATTCCTGGCTTATCATCTTATCTATAGCTCATTATTCAGGTGAAGGTCCCCCCATGCGTCTGGAAGTCTTTTGTGAAGACCGACTCGGTCTGACTCGCGAATTACTCGATTTACTGGTGCTACGAAGCATAGATTTGCGCGGTATCGAGATTGACCCCATCGGGCGAATCTACCTTAACTTTGCCGAACTGGAGTTCACTAACTTCAGTAGCCTGATGGCTGAAATCCGCCGCATTGCGGGCGTTACCGACGTACGCACCGTACCGTGGATGCCGTCAGAGCGTGAACATCTGGCGCTCAGCGCGCTGCTTGAGGCGCTGCCTGAACCCGTCCTGTCGCTGGATCTGAAAAGTAAAATTGAGATGGCGAACCCGGCGAGTTGCCAGCTCTTTGCGCTAAATCCGGAGCGAATGCGCAACCACACCGCCGCGCAACTGATAAACGGTTTTAACTTCCAGCGCTGGCTGGAGGGCAATCCGCAGACCTCCCACAACGAACATGTGGTGATCAACGGGCAGAATTTCCTGATGGAAATCACACCGGTCTTTCTGCAAGGGGAAGCTGACGAAACCATGCTCACCGGGGCGGTGGTAATGCTACGTTCAACCATTC
It encodes:
- a CDS encoding iron chelate uptake ABC transporter family permease subunit; this encodes MTSAVLQTRQGLLLTSSCLLAILLLFLTIATGVSVGELSIPLRDVFYAISNRMGLTDIPLSRIYESVIWDFRLSRALVAACCGAGLAICGAVLQSLLKNALAEPYVLGVSAGASTGAVSVVVLGIGTGAVSLSAGAFAGAFAAFAFVAFLTNGARGGNERTILAGVAASQLFNAITAYTISTSASAQQARDVMFWLLGSFSGVRWPEFQLALIVVLTGLAICLYYSRALDAFTFGDDAAASLGIAVPWVRLALFTTTAFITATIVSMAGSIGFVGLVVPHVMRFFFGPLHRTLLIASALAGAILMVLADIASRLLIAPQSLPVGVVTALVGVPFFAVIIYRSRNK
- a CDS encoding ABC transporter substrate-binding protein yields the protein MKKVICAFGMVFASVSAAQATTYPLTLENCGYTETFTKAPERVVALGQNTVEILLLLGLQNNVIASAFWPTKVLPQLAEQNAKIKTLTVEIPTLESILAQNPDFVPAQLPLLLGPESKVAKREDLLTVGVNSYLSPGMCATKKAAGDLYGSRQTLWDMTYLYKEIEDFAKIFNVEDRGQAVIADFKKREADLRQEFGNSKKDLSFVFWFSSASPSADAYVGGKNSASGFIANVLGGHNAITSETEWPTVSWESVIAANPDVIVVSSLDRNRWALDNAEEKIKFLKSDPAVSQLDAVKKGHIVVMDGQAMNPTIRTLYGAEQVGEQLRKLGLN
- a CDS encoding YcjX family protein, which gives rise to MKRLTNEFNALVNRGVDRHLRLAVTGLSRSGKTAFITAMVNQLLNIHAGARLPLLSAVREERLLGVKRVPQRDFGIPRFTYDEGLAQLYGDPPTWPTPTRGVSEIRLALRYKSNDSLLRHFKETSTLYLEIVDYPGEWLLDLPMLAQDYLSWSRQMTGLLTGQRAEWSAKWRQLTQGLDPLATADENRLADIAAAWTEYLHQCKQQGLHFIQPGRFVLPGDMAGAPALQFFPWPDVDAWGESRLAQADKHTNAGMLRERFNYYCEKVVKGFYKNHFLRFDRQIVLVDCLQPLNSGPQAFNDMRLALTQLMQSFHYGQRTLFRRLFSPVIDKLLFAATKADHVTIDQHANMVSLLQQLIQDAWQNAAFEGISMDCLGLASVQATTSGLIDVNGEKIPALRGNRLSDGSPLTVYPGEVPARLPGQAFWDNQGFQFEAFRPQKMDVDKPLPHIRLDAALEFLIGDKLR
- a CDS encoding TIGR01620 family protein, with product MSEPIKPRIDFAGPLEVEQNPAFKAQQTFSETQAQSFAPATVDEPLEEEGQAEAVIDAALRPKRSLWRKMVMGGLGLFGVSVVGQGVQWTMNAWQTQDWVALGGCAAGALIIGAGVGSVATEWRRLWRLRQRAHERDEARDLLHSHGAGKGRAFCEKLAQQAGIDQSHPALQRWYASIHETQNDREVVSLYAHLVQPVLDAQARREISRSAAESTLMIAVSPLALVDMAFIAWRNLRLINRIATLYGIELGYYSRLRLFRLVLLNIAFAGASELVREVGMDWMSQDLAARLSTRAAQGIGAGLLTARLGIKAMELCRPLPWIDDDKPRLGDFRRQLVGQLKETVQKNGSSREK